One genomic segment of Coffea arabica cultivar ET-39 chromosome 6e, Coffea Arabica ET-39 HiFi, whole genome shotgun sequence includes these proteins:
- the LOC113695214 gene encoding disease resistance protein RPM1-like, giving the protein MAETVLSFVLDQLSTFLREEGGLLGELRQEVQSIRDELGHMRAFLREAEAKEEDAQPRLQEWIKQVREAAYDTEDILDEFVARFARHRTTGFYGSVRRIFSSIKNLRARHRVASEIQSIKSRIKSISEGHQRYQSEYGISAQASNSLSAVNNTTWRYSRDDALLVEEDKLVGIDQPKKHLIYQLVEGDDYQLKVVSVVGMGGLGKTTLVKKVHEDLEVRRHFPVRAWVTVSQTCDFEYLLKDLIRQLHKEGKKPVPQLIESMTTTELKEIIKDFLQQAGRYAIVFDDVWDVEFWNTIKFALPESSCGNRVMLTTRKADVATASCTESLGYIHRMGPLSFEDSWTLFCNKIFKGNSCPGHLMDVAKGILDKCEGLPLAILAISGLLASKDVSRIDEWEMVQRSLGGELEGTGKLDRVKKILSLSYSDLPWHLKTCLLYTSIYPEDHRIGCLRLVNLWIAERFVERREGMNIEDIARGYLTELVNRSLIQVTGVFYEGIPKYCRIHDLLREIIIFKSREQNMVTITTGEPTRWPSEKVRRLIVHSSSGSNNTQQRPNYCFDHLRSFVTVGSKNPLLSRMLLSEVSRGSKLLKVLDLRRQKTLKEMPNGIFKLFHLKHLDLHGTGVERVSKGIGKLQHLEYLNLGNTRVMELPMEILKLQKLRALRVYQQVDSSDDDYGFHGFKAPLNMGGLLVLEVLDCIDASSGSTIVKEIGKLTQLRELCITKLRGEDGKELCSSLANLMIHVNGVT; this is encoded by the coding sequence ATGGCAGAAACGGTTCTCTCTTTTGTGCTGGATCAACTCTCAACTTTTCTGCGCGAGGAGGGAGGACTATTGGGAGAGCTTCGGCAAGAGGTCCAATCCATCCGGGATGAGTTGGGGCACATGAGAGCTTTCCTGAGAGAGGcagaagcaaaagaagaagatgCTCAACCCAGGCTCCAAGAATGGATCAAGCAAGTGCGAGAGGCTGCTTATGACACTGAAGACATTCTTGATGAATTTGTAGCTCGCTTTGCTCGGCATCGCACAACAGGATTCTACGGCTCTGTTCGGAGAATTTTCAGCTCCATCAAGAATTTGAGAGCTCGTCATCGAGTTGCTAGCGAAATACAAAGCATCAAGTCCAGAATCAAAAGTATTTCTGAAGGTCATCAAAGATATCAATCCGAATATGGTATCTCTGCCCAAGCGTCCAACTCACTATCTGCTGTGAACAACACAACATGGCGATATAGCAGAGATGATGCGCTGCTTGTGGAAGAAGATAAATTAGTTGGCATTGACCAGCCCAAGAAGCATCTAATTTATCAGCTCGTCGAAGGGGATGATTACCAACTGAAAGTTGTTTCAGTCGTTGGTATGGGAGGACTCGGCAAAACTACCCTAGTGAAAAAAGTCCACGAGGATCTTGAAGTTAGAAGGCATTTCCCAGTTCGTGCTTGGGTAACTGTCTCTCAAACATGTGACTTTGAGTACCTCCTGAAAGACTTGATTCGGCAGTTACACAAGGAAGGGAAGAAACCAGTCCCACAATTGATCGAGTCCATGACTACCACCGAGCTGAAAGAAattatcaaagattttcttcaaCAAGCCGGAAGGTATGCAATTGTTTTTGATGATGTATGGGACGTTGAATTTTGGAATACCATCAAATTTGCACTGCCCGAGAGTAGCTGTGGCAACCGTGTCATGCTAACAACTCGAAAAGCGGATGTAGCCACTGCCTCTTGTACAGAATCTCTAGGTTATATCCATAGAATGGGGCCGCTGTCCTTTGAAGATTCATGGACCCTATTTTGTAACAAGATCTTTAAGGGAAATAGTTGCCCTGGCCATTTGATGGATGTTGCCAAAGGTATATTGGATAAATGTGAGGGCTTGCCCCTTGCGATTCTTGCAATTAGTGGACTTTTGGCTTCGAAAGATGTAAGCAGAATAGACGAATGGGAGATGGTTCAACGCAGTCTTGGAGGTGAATTAGAAGGCACGGGTAAGCTGGACAGAGTTAAAAAGATACTCTCTCTTAGTTATAGCGACCTGCCTTGGCATCTCAAGACATGTCTGTTGTACACAAGCATTTATCCAGAGGATCACAGAATTGGATGCCTAAGACTTGTTAATTTGTGGATTGCTGAAAGGTTTGTAGAACGGAGAGAAGGAATGAATATTGAAGATATAGCTAGGGGTTATCTCACTGAACTCGTCAATAGAAGTCTAATTCAAGTGACGGGTGTGTTTTATGAAGGAATACCCAAATATTGTCGAATCCATGACCTACTGCGAGAAATTATCATTTTCAAGTCAAGAGAACAAAACATGGTCACAATTACTACCGGAGAACCAACAAGGTGGCCGTCCGAGAAGGTACGCCGTCTAATAGTCCATAGTAGTAGTGGTAGTAACAACACCCAGCAAAGACCAAATTATTGCTTTGACCACCTTCGGTCATTCGTTACAGTTGGATCCAAAAACCCACTCCTGTCCAGAATGTTGTTATCTGAAGTTTCACGGGGTAGTAAGTTGTTAAAAGTTTTGGATTTGAGACGTCAAAAGACACTGAAGGAAATGCCAAATGGgattttcaaattgtttcacCTCAAGCATCTGGACCTACATGGTACAGGAGTGGAGAGAGTCTCAAAAGGCATTGGGAAGCTTCAACACTTGGAGTATCTGAATTTGGGAAACACCAGAGTTATGGAATTACCTATGGAAATCCTAAAGCTGCAAAAACTTCGGGCTCTCAGAGTATATCAACAAGTTGATTCTTCCGATGATGATTATGGATTTCATGGATTTAAAGCTCCCTTGAATATGGGAGGGCTTCTTGTCCTAGAAGTATTAGACTGCATAGATGCAAGTAGTGGATCCACAATAGTTAAGGAGATAGGAAAGTTGACCCAATTAAGAGAATTATGTATTACTAAGTTAAGAGGAGAAGATGGAAAAGAGCTCTGCTCCTCCCTTGCCAACCTCATGATACACGTGAACGGGGTTACGTAA
- the LOC113694684 gene encoding transcription factor bHLH100 produces MLTISPPLFSYPLGDLRRHEQNGSYHGETETSESLLNSPTFQQQVGQNHESHQFSSVNDQSKTVKKLNHNASERDRRKRINGLYSSLRSLLPPAYQEKKLSIPSTVSRVLKYIPELQKEVESLIEKKECLKTRISEQENSSPLRKQRNLGSSTQIPSSTVSASRLSDREVMVQISTMKFSKCSYADVLSSLEQDGFFSLNSSCFESFGERVFHSLHLEIRGTPTVDLEGLRKKLLSFYSEKLEEQSILSF; encoded by the exons ATGCTAACAATTTCCCCACCTTTGTTTAGCTACCCTTTGGGGGATCTCAGAAGACATGAACAGAATGGTTCCTATCATGGAGAAACAGAAACTTCAGAATCACTTCTGAATTCTCCAACGTTTCAGCAACAAGTTGGGCAAAATCATGAATCCCACCAATTTTCTTCGGTTAATGATCAATCCAAGACGGTAAAGAAGCTGAATCATAATGCAAGTGAACGAGATCGTCGCAAAAGAATTAATGGCTTGTACTCCTCTCTTCGTTCTCTACTCCCACCGGCATATCAAGAG AAGAAATTAAGCATTCCATCGACAGTTTCACGTGTACTAAAATACATACCGGAGCTGCAAAAGGAAGTGGAATCATTAATCGAGAAAAAGGAATGCCTTAAAACGAGGATTTCAGAACAAGAAAATTCAAGTCCTTTAAGAAAGCAAAGAAACTTAGGTTCATCAACTCAGATTCCTTCATCAACTGTTTCTGCAAGTAGGTTAAGTGATAGAGAAGTAATGGTTCAAATATCTACAATGAAGTTCAGTAAATGTTCATACGCTGATGTTCTATCAAGCTTGGAGCAGGATGGCTTTTTTTCACTAAATTCATCGTGTTTCGAGTCTTTTGGAGAGAGGGTTTTCCATAGCTTGCATCTTGAG ATTCGTGGAACACCAACAGTGGATTTAGAAGGGTTAAGGAAGAAACTATTGTCGTTTTACAGTGAGAAGCTGGAAGAACAATCGATTTTAAGTTTTTAG
- the LOC140009770 gene encoding uncharacterized protein yields MNKSGGMALLWNNEANILEVQGTAFTIEVKVEDQEKKESWWLIGIYASCDSQVRRGQWEVLNRRKVGWGDKWIIIGDFNDIISNDEKWGGRRRDNRSFHDFRKFINENQLLDVGYIGKPWTWSNNWYGNGEIKERLDRGLCSMKWSQCYEDAKRRGNRIQKLKKSSGNWTATDEELGKEVADYYGELFKSSGLEGLDDILEGIPVSITEQMNRDLTKEVEEDEIKTAFFSMEPNKAPGSDGMSPLFFQKFWSIIKQDLKAKMGKQLTGVKISRGAPAITHLFFADDSLVFCRANRQEAGKLMNILKVYEKATGQLINMDKSSVFFSKNTTQAVFGYIRNAIDKKLQSWKNKLLSQAGKEVMLKAVAMAMPTYTMSCFRLSSKMCRDISAKMADYWWGRQKERKGCIGLAGER; encoded by the exons ATGAATAAGAGTGGTGGGATGGCTCTCCTATGGAATAATGAAGCTAATATTTTGGAAGTACAAGGTACGGCCTTTACAATTGAGGTGAAGGTGGAAGatcaagagaaaaaggaaagttgGTGGTTGATTGGAATCTACGCAAGCTGTGATAGTCAAGTGAGGCGAGGTCAGTGGGAAGTTTTGAATAGAAGGAAAGTTGGATGGGGGGATAAATGGATTATTATAGGTGACTTCAATGATATCATctcaaatgatgaaaaatggggTGGAAGGAGGAGAGATAATAGAAGTTTTCATGATTTTCGAAAGTTCATAAATGAGAATCAGCTGCTGGATGTTGGGTATATAGGAAAGCCGTGGACATGGAGCAACAACTGGTATGGGAATGGAGAAATCAAAGAGCGACTGGACAGAGGCCTATGTTCCATGAAATGGTCTCAATGCTATGAGGATGCAAA GAGGAGAGGAAATAGAATCCAGAAGTTGAAAAAATCTAGTGGGAATTGGACTGCTACTGATGAAGAGTTGGGGAAGGAAGTTGCTGACTATTATGGAGAGTTGTTTAAGAGTTCAGGGTTGGAGGGGCTTGATGACATCTTAGAGGGGATCCCTGTATCTATAACTGAGCAAATGAATAGAGATCTGACCAAAGAAGTTGAGGAAGATGAAATCAAGACTGCCTTCTTCTCTATGGAACCTAATAAGGCTCCTGGAAGTGATGGCATGTCTCCActattctttcaaaaattctggaGCATAATTAAGCAGGACCTG AAAGCTAAGATGGGGAAGCAGCTAACAGGTGTTAAAATCAGTAGAGGGGCACCAGCAATAACTCATTTGTTTTTTGCTGATGACTCTTTAGTATTCTGCAGAGCTAATAGGCAGGAAGCTGGGAAGTTAATGAACATTCTCAAGGTATATGAAAAGGCAACTGGTCAGCTTATCAACATGGATAAATCTTCGGTGTTCTTTAGTAAAAATACAACCCAAGCT GTGTTTGGTTACATACGGAATGCTATTGATAAGAAGCTGCAGAGCTGGAAAAATAAGCTGCTAAGCCAAGCAGGGAAAGAAGTCATGCTTAAAGCAGTAGCCATGGCTATGCCAACCTACACCATGTCATGCTTCAGACTGAGCTCTAAGATGTGCAGAGACATTAGTGCTAAAATGGCAGACTATTGGTGGGGGAGacagaaggaaagaaaaggatgcATTGGATTGGCTGGAGAAAGATGA
- the LOC113696540 gene encoding uncharacterized protein yields the protein MWRVLWKLKISHKVKIFIWKGLKEAIPVKELIWRRMSKGDPICSGCGEELETLEHLLLKCKKAKEVWKVAPIQWDGIQELTGNFNRWWAALSEATQRDQGIDHIYLTAYILWHIWKSRNDKEFNNKTHEPVQVITKAWNAWMEFNEGTKKTRSCSIESTTASLHRNEQEASQTPDNRIVGMQLRIATKWNKASKSIGYGIVAADCRGQDVMGWKMRERESSNQVQHEAEGVKWALIKAAEQGWRLVCIGVPNMDLLQQIQGTKTVGLWLATLIEDIRELSKMFYKCSFCIGKYRRNDLSCLFSAQALSNYFDEEWVNPNL from the coding sequence ATGTGGAGAGTGCTGTGGAAACTAAAAATCAGTCACAAAGTTAAGATCTTCATATGGAAAGGCCTGAaagaagcaattccagtcaaggAATTAATCTGGAGGAGAATGTCTAAAGGAGACCCTATATGCTCAGGTTGTGGAGAGGAGCTAGAAACATTGGAACATCTTCTTCTGAAGTGCAAGAAAGCTAAGGAGGTCTGGAAAGTTGCACCGATACAATGGGATGGGATCCAGGAGCTGACTGGGAATTTCAACAGATGGTGGGCTGCATTATCTGAAGCAACTCAAAGAGATCAAGGGATAGACCATATATATCTCACAGCTTATATTCTATGGCATATCTGGAAAAGTAGGAATGATAAAGAGTTTAACAACAAAACACATGAGCCAGTACAAGTAATCACCAAAGCCTGGAATGCATGGATGGAGTTCAATGAAGGGACCAAAAAGACTAGGAGCTGTAGTATTGAATCAACAACAGCTTCACTTCACAGGAATGAACAAGAAGCGAGCCAAACTCCAGACAACAGAATAGTAGGAATGCAATTAAGAATAGCAACCAAGTGGAACAAGGCATCAAAGTCCATTGGATATGGTATTGTTGCAGCTGATTGTAGAGGGCAGGATGTGATGGGATGGAAaatgagagaaagagaaagctCAAACCAAGTTCAACATGAAGCTGAAGGTGTTAAATGGGCCCTGATCAAAGCAGCAGAACAAGGATGGAGGCTGGTATGTATTGGAGTTCCTAATATGGACCTGCTGCAGCAAATACAGGGAACAAAAACAGTTGGCTTGTGGTTAGCTACCCTAATAGAGGACATCCGCGAGCTAAGTAAGATGTTTTACAAATGCTCCTTTTGCATAGGAAAATATAGAAGGAATGATCTAAGTTGTTTGTTTAGTGCTCAAGCTTTGAGCAATTATTTTGATGAAGAATGGGTTAACCCCAATCTATAG